In Polyangiaceae bacterium, the DNA window TTCAGTTCGGCGCTGCATTCGTTGCCGGCGGAGCCGCCCGCGCCGGCCATGCCACCGGTCGCGCCGCTGCCGCCGGTCGCGCCCACACCGCCGCTACCGCCCGTGGCCCCCACCCCGCCGCTACCGGCTTGAGCACCAGAGCCGCCGCCGCCATCGCTCGAGGACTTTCCGCCGCAAGCCATGAGCATCGAAGTCGAAAACACGAGAAGCAAGGCGTGTCGCATGGCCGGCTCCTTCAGCAACAACCACGCCAAGGCTTTTGTCGGGGTTTGTGCCCGCTCTTGTGCCACATCCCTGGCACAGCGGAGGCCTGTCGATCATGTCGGCTCGCCGCGGAACCAACGATCAGCGGACGGCCCAGACGGTGAGGCGCCCATCGCGGTCCGCCGCCGCGAGCACGCCGCTCTGCTCGTCGAAGGCTACGTCTTCCACGGCACCGCGCGTATCGAGGGCGACGCGTTTCGGCCCCGCAATCTCCGCCAGCTCGAGCCCGTCGGAACCGCCCCGTGCGAGCCATTTGCCGTCCGGCGTGAAACGGATCTGCTTCACCCAATCGCCGTTCTTCAGGTGGGCGGTCTCCTTGGGCGGATCGCCGAAGCTCCACAGCGTGGTGGTGTTCTTGGCGCCTTCCTCCGCGAGCACGCTGCCGCTCGCGTCGAAGGCCACGGCATCGGCTTCACTCTCGTGGCGCACCAACTTGTGGAATGCCTCCGGTTCGCTCACGTTCCACCACCAGATCGAGCCTTGGGTCCAGGCCACGGCGACCTTGTTGCCATCCGGGCTCAGCGCCAGGCTCTTCACGTCCACCGGCGGGCCCGGGACGACGATTTCGGCGCCGGCGCCGCCGGCGAGATCCAGGATGCGCACCACGCCATCGTGGTGACCGAGGGCCAGGTGCTTGCCGGCAAAGGCAGCCGCGGTCACACGCGCAGGCGCCGTCTTCGGGCTGGGCAGCTTGCCGAGCTTGTCCGCGCTCACCACGCTCACGCCGTCCTCGCACACGATCACCAGCCGCGAGTCCACGAAGCCGAGACCGGTGTGCACGATCTCCTGGCAGCGGCGCACGTCACCGACGCGCTTGCCGCTGCCGAGGTCGTACACCCGCACGGTGTCGCGGTTGGCGAACGCCACGCGACCGAGACGGGAGCTGACGGCCACCGCGCGACCGTAGCCACCCGCCGCTGCCTCCCACGAGAGCTTGACCCGATCCGCAGTGGCTGCGCCGATCGCGGGCCGAGCCCGGTGCGCCGCGGGCGCGCGTGCCGCGCGGGGCTTGGCGGCCGCCGGGGGCGGAGCCGCGGCACCGCAAGCGAGAGCCAGCACGCCCAGGACCAGCGCGCCCTTCTTGGACCATCGAGGCATCCGACGCACGGTAGCCAAAGGGCGCTGCGGGCGACAAGTCCGCCTCAACGCACGCGCATCATCGACAGCAGGGCGAGGAACAAAAAGCCGAGCATCACGCCCAATACCCCGATGGCCACGACCCAAGGGCGGCGGCTGCCGTCGGCGACGCGGGCCGCCGCTTCGCGGTCGCTCCCGGCGGCGAGCAGGTGCTGGTCGAGACGAGCGCGGGCGTCTCGGGTGTGGAGCACCATCAGCACGGCCGCCAACAGCGCCGCGGCCACGGCGAAGGCCGCGGCAATGTTGCGGGCACGGCGCACGCGGCGGCTCTCGACGGCGTAGCCCGAGAGCAGACCATCGAGCAGCAACGTGTCCGCCACCGCGAAGGTGTGAGCCGGAGGAGCGTCGCTGGACACGGGCGAGAGCGGCCAACCCACCGCCGCCGGCGATGCCAGATCGGCCTCGCTCGAAACCACGCACCACATCGGGGCCGTGCCGAGCTTCGGGAAATCCACGATGGCCGCTGCGCCGCCCCGGGAGTCGGGTGCAAGGGGCACGCTGTCGCCGAACAACCGTCCGTCGCGATCCAGGATCGCGTAGTAGGCGCGCTCGTGCACGATGGGTGACGCGAGCCACAGCTTGCCGTTCTCGAGCCGCGCGTGCAGCGCGCCGGGGATCACCGGAAGCGCACCGAACCAGGTGCCCTCGCGCTCGCCCTTCCGAGCGGTGAGGCGCACCGACACGGCGTGCTCCCGCGGTGTGACGTCGAACAGCGCGCGCCCCTTCGCGTCCGTCACTCGCTCCTTCTGACGCGCGTCGACACCATCCGGCGACAGGCTCAGCGTGGCTCCTTCCACGGCGCCGTGCTCGTCGTTGACCTCCACGAGCAGAGGATCCGAAAACGGTACGGCGAACACCCCGCGCGCCGGCGCCACGCGAAGCCGCAGCGCACCACTCGATTTCCCGTCGATGAAACCGCCGCGGCGGCGGGCCTTGTGGAGCCACGCTTCGCGCGTCATAGAGACGCTGCCTCGCGCGAGCTCGGCCGGAGGCGTGAGGCTCACCACGTGCACGCGAACGGGCCCCTGCGCTGGAACGCCCGGATCGAGGCTCACGAAGGCGCGCCCTTCCGCGTCCAGCGCGCCCTCCCAACTCACGCTGGAGCCGCTCGGAAGCGTCGCTTCCACCCGTGCGCGCTGCACCGGGGCAGCGGCCTCCACCTCGCCGAGGCGTTCCACGGCTTCCAGCTGCCAGGAAAGGCGCGTCGCGCCCTCCACCGGCCCGCCGTACAGCCGCGCGCCCCAGTAGGGACGCGGCGCGCCGACCACCAGCGTGGCGAAGCCCACCACGAAGACGGTGATCACCGGCAGGGAGTACAAAAGCGCCTGCGTGGCTCGCACCGGAGTAGATTACCCTTCCCTGCACTCTTCGGGGCTGTTCGACCATCAATTCCTTGCTTGCTCGCGGGCGCCTCGGGTTAGGCTCCCGGCCCGCCGCATGGCCGAAACGGAACGCAAGAAGAAACGGGGCAAGAAGGCCCCCCGCCGGGAGCGCAAGGAGCGGCGCTTCGTCGGGAACCAGACGCAGAGCTCCACCGTCGCCGCCGTCGCAGGAATGCTGGGTGCAGGCGCGCTGGGCGCAGGCGTGTACGCGCAGTGGATCAAGGATCCACCCATGAGCTACGGCAGCTACATCGTCGCCGGTGGCGCGTTGGTGCTGGGCGCTGCGCTGTGGTTCGGCGATGCCGGCGCCATCCCCGTGCGCGTCGGCGACGCAGGCGTTGCCGTGGAAAAGGGAACCGAGATCATCCGCCTGGCGTGGTGTGATCTGGAGCGCATCTACGTGGAGCGCTCGTACCTCGTGCTCAGCGGGGACGGACTGAAGCTCGAGCTGCCGATGGCCGCCCACAAGGCTGCGGCTGCACGGATCCTGAAAGAAGCCGTCGAGCGCGTGCCGGACGTGCTCGACGTCAAGCAGAGCGCCACGGACTCGCTGCCCGAGCCCAAGGACGACGACGGCGAATGGGTGACGATCACCGGCGTCCAGGTGGCCGGCAAACGTTGCGCCGAGAGCGGCGAGGTCATCACCTTCGAGGGAGATGCCCGCCTGTGCCCGAGCTGCGGACAGGTCTACCACCGGAACAAGGTTCCCAAGAAGTGCGTGACCTGCGAGGCGGACCTCGCTGGGCACGCGGTACGGCCCTGAGGCGGTAGACATCGCGGGCCGCAGGGAATACTCCTCTGTTTCATGGCAGAGGCGGTCCGGGTGGTCACGGTGCTGGGAGCGGGGACCATGGGGCGGGGGATTGCCCAGCTGTGTGCGTCCCGCGGAACGTCCGTGCGGCTGTTCGACGTGCAGGCAGCGGCACTGGATGGCGCCCTCGCGGCCATCGAGAAGCAGCTCGGGCGCATGGTGGAGAAGAAGAAGCTGACGCCCGAGGCCCGCGCCGCCGCCATGGATCGCATCGCCCGGCACACGGAGGTGACCACGGCTTGCGCCGGGGCAGACCTCGTGATCGAGGCCGCACCCGAGGACATGGCGCTCAAGGTCGAGCTCATGAGCCGCGTGAAGGCAGCATCCGGCGGGGACACGCTGCTCGCATCCAACACCTCCAGCCTATCCATCACGGAGCTCGGACAAAGGATCGACGCGGCGGCTCGCACCGTGGGACTACACTTCTTCAATCCGCCGCCGGTCATGCCGCTGCTCGAGATCGTGCGCGGCCTGGGAACCTCGGAAGCGACGGTGGAGCGCGCTCTCGCCTTCGCGAAA includes these proteins:
- a CDS encoding WD40 repeat domain-containing protein, which encodes MPRWSKKGALVLGVLALACGAAAPPPAAAKPRAARAPAAHRARPAIGAATADRVKLSWEAAAGGYGRAVAVSSRLGRVAFANRDTVRVYDLGSGKRVGDVRRCQEIVHTGLGFVDSRLVIVCEDGVSVVSADKLGKLPSPKTAPARVTAAAFAGKHLALGHHDGVVRILDLAGGAGAEIVVPGPPVDVKSLALSPDGNKVAVAWTQGSIWWWNVSEPEAFHKLVRHESEADAVAFDASGSVLAEEGAKNTTTLWSFGDPPKETAHLKNGDWVKQIRFTPDGKWLARGGSDGLELAEIAGPKRVALDTRGAVEDVAFDEQSGVLAAADRDGRLTVWAVR
- a CDS encoding 3-hydroxyacyl-CoA dehydrogenase family protein, with translation MAEAVRVVTVLGAGTMGRGIAQLCASRGTSVRLFDVQAAALDGALAAIEKQLGRMVEKKKLTPEARAAAMDRIARHTEVTTACAGADLVIEAAPEDMALKVELMSRVKAASGGDTLLASNTSSLSITELGQRIDAAARTVGLHFFNPPPVMPLLEIVRGLGTSEATVERALAFAKQIEKEPIVVNDVPGFASSRLGVALGAEAMRMLESGVASAQDIDRAMELGYRHPMGPLKLTDLVGLDVRLAILEHLQREVGEQFRPPTILRQMVRAGRLGKKVGLGFYRWTDDGPVVAD